A single genomic interval of Chitinophaga sp. 180180018-3 harbors:
- a CDS encoding LysR substrate-binding domain-containing protein, with protein MLSNRHLIFMEVAHQKSFSKASQALFISQPAVSMHIKELEEQYKTKLFERKGLQIELTEAGQLLYNRLLTVRHIQQETEFDISVIHDQQQATGVLNLGASTTAALYILPKVMSAFHREYPLVDITLLNRNSEIVLQALLDKEINIGVTEEKGQLSNITYQPFLKDHIVAVCSKDNPLARKKNYSVKDILQMPVAIRERGSGTLEALKKGLLKSRIRLNDLNIKVRLGGTEALKNFLLESACVGFLSTRSIAKELQHGELTILHFDGLKIDRSFYFIQRKGETSDLNKRFIKMARAIYET; from the coding sequence ATGTTATCTAACCGACACCTGATTTTTATGGAAGTAGCCCACCAGAAAAGCTTTTCCAAAGCCAGCCAGGCACTGTTCATTTCCCAACCAGCGGTAAGCATGCACATCAAAGAACTGGAAGAACAATATAAAACCAAACTTTTCGAGCGTAAAGGGTTGCAGATCGAGCTGACCGAGGCCGGCCAGCTGCTTTATAACCGCCTGCTCACGGTCAGGCATATACAACAGGAAACTGAATTCGATATTTCCGTCATACACGACCAGCAACAGGCTACCGGTGTGCTGAACCTCGGCGCCAGCACCACCGCAGCACTGTACATCCTGCCCAAAGTAATGTCGGCATTCCACCGGGAATACCCGCTGGTAGATATCACACTGCTGAACCGGAACAGCGAAATCGTGCTACAGGCCCTGCTCGACAAGGAAATAAATATCGGTGTCACGGAAGAAAAAGGGCAACTCAGCAATATCACCTACCAACCATTCCTGAAAGATCATATAGTGGCCGTTTGCAGTAAGGATAACCCGCTGGCGCGCAAAAAAAACTATTCAGTAAAAGATATCCTGCAGATGCCGGTAGCCATCCGCGAGCGGGGCAGCGGTACCCTGGAAGCATTAAAAAAAGGGTTGCTGAAAAGCAGGATACGCCTGAACGATCTGAATATCAAAGTACGCCTGGGTGGTACAGAAGCGCTCAAGAACTTCCTGCTGGAATCTGCATGTGTAGGCTTTCTTTCCACACGCTCCATTGCAAAAGAGCTGCAACATGGAGAGCTTACGATCCTGCATTTCGACGGGCTGAAGATAGATCGCAGTTTCTATTTCATTCAGCGCAAAGGCGAAACCAGCGATCTGAACAAACGGTTTATCAAAATGGCCAGGGCTATTTATGAAACCTGA